A stretch of the Streptomyces sp. NBC_01428 genome encodes the following:
- a CDS encoding sulfite oxidase-like oxidoreductase has protein sequence MGQPAKRETGESALSELPPGQRLQRGWPVTHYGPVPKFRPERWEFRVFGATADGDKRCWTHEEFAALPYASVVADLHCVTKFSMLGAEWGGVPARTILEIAPPAPTVTHVMVWAEYGFSSNLRLADFASERTIFATHKDGELLTAEHGFPLRLVIPQLYAWKGPKWVRGIEYMTADRRGFWEERGYHNVGDPWREQRYSYQEEPGDGPEL, from the coding sequence ATGGGTCAGCCGGCAAAGCGGGAAACAGGAGAATCGGCACTGTCGGAGCTACCGCCGGGACAGCGACTCCAGCGCGGCTGGCCGGTCACCCACTACGGACCCGTCCCCAAGTTCCGCCCCGAACGCTGGGAGTTCCGCGTCTTCGGGGCCACCGCCGACGGTGACAAGCGCTGCTGGACCCATGAGGAGTTCGCCGCCCTGCCGTACGCCTCCGTCGTCGCCGACCTGCACTGCGTCACGAAGTTCAGCATGCTCGGGGCCGAATGGGGTGGTGTCCCCGCCCGCACGATCCTGGAGATCGCCCCGCCCGCGCCCACCGTCACCCACGTGATGGTCTGGGCCGAGTACGGCTTCAGTTCGAACCTGCGCCTCGCGGACTTCGCCTCCGAGCGCACCATCTTCGCCACCCACAAGGACGGCGAACTCCTGACGGCGGAGCACGGTTTCCCGCTGCGCCTGGTGATCCCGCAGCTGTACGCGTGGAAGGGCCCCAAGTGGGTCCGCGGCATCGAGTACATGACGGCCGACCGGCGCGGTTTCTGGGAGGAGCGGGGCTACCACAACGTCGGCGACCCCTGGCGTGAGCAGCGCTACTCCTACCAGGAGGAGCCCGGGGACGGCCCCGAACTCTGA
- a CDS encoding deoxyribonuclease IV: MGVTSKQLRNPVGGHVPVAGGLSSVGLSYARDLAAETVQVFVANPRGWATPVGNPKQDEEFRAACAAASIPAYVHAPYLINFGSHTEATVEKSVESLRHSLRRGREIGALGVVVHTGSATGGRERSVALRQVRTHLLPLLDELTHDDDPFLLLESTAGQGASLCSRTWDFGPYFEALDAHPKLGVCLDTCHIFAAGHDLTGPTGMHQTLDLLVDTVGEGRLKLIHANDSKDVVGAHKDRHENIGSGHIGEDPFRALMTHPATEGVPLIIETPGGKEGHAADVERLKKLRDN; the protein is encoded by the coding sequence ATGGGCGTGACCAGCAAGCAGCTCCGCAACCCCGTCGGCGGCCACGTCCCGGTGGCCGGCGGCCTCAGCTCCGTCGGCCTGTCCTACGCGCGCGACCTCGCGGCCGAGACCGTTCAGGTCTTCGTCGCCAACCCGCGCGGCTGGGCGACCCCCGTCGGGAACCCGAAGCAGGACGAGGAGTTCCGCGCCGCCTGCGCCGCCGCGTCGATCCCCGCCTACGTCCACGCGCCGTACCTGATCAACTTCGGTTCGCACACCGAGGCCACGGTCGAGAAGTCGGTGGAGTCGCTGCGGCACTCGCTGCGCCGCGGCCGGGAGATCGGCGCCCTCGGCGTCGTCGTGCACACCGGGAGCGCCACCGGCGGCCGGGAACGGTCCGTCGCCCTCCGGCAGGTACGGACCCATCTGCTGCCGCTGCTCGACGAACTGACCCACGACGACGACCCGTTCCTCCTGCTGGAGTCGACCGCGGGCCAGGGCGCCTCCCTCTGCTCGCGCACCTGGGACTTCGGACCGTACTTCGAGGCCCTCGACGCCCACCCGAAGCTGGGCGTCTGCCTGGACACCTGCCACATCTTCGCGGCCGGCCACGACCTGACCGGCCCGACCGGTATGCACCAGACCCTCGACCTGCTGGTCGACACCGTCGGCGAGGGCCGGCTCAAGCTGATCCACGCCAACGACTCCAAGGACGTCGTCGGAGCGCACAAGGACCGGCACGAGAACATCGGCTCCGGGCACATCGGCGAGGACCCCTTCCGCGCCCTGATGACCCACCCCGCCACCGAGGGCGTCCCGCTGATCATCGAGACGCCGGGAGGCAAGGAGGGGCACGCGGCGGACGTCGAACGGCTGAAGAAGCTGCGCGACAACTGA
- a CDS encoding (2Fe-2S)-binding protein, giving the protein MNRVYVCSCFGITEQQVKKHAEDGACTPRQIASASKAGTDCGSCVRQIQALLGRGSCPRRQLADQGMPVLAEVRSAVEAAQHEAVLQETALHDTAGREAA; this is encoded by the coding sequence GTGAACCGCGTGTACGTCTGCAGTTGCTTCGGGATCACCGAACAGCAGGTGAAGAAGCACGCGGAGGACGGCGCCTGCACTCCTCGCCAGATAGCGTCCGCCTCCAAGGCCGGCACGGACTGCGGGTCCTGCGTCCGCCAGATCCAGGCGCTGCTCGGCAGGGGCTCCTGCCCGCGCCGTCAGCTCGCCGACCAGGGCATGCCGGTACTCGCCGAGGTGCGCAGCGCGGTCGAGGCCGCTCAGCACGAAGCCGTCCTGCAGGAGACCGCGCTGCACGACACCGCCGGGCGCGAGGCCGCCTAG
- a CDS encoding anthranilate synthase family protein, whose translation MNLHELLDDPRPFALLRRRTPGHDHDVVELLLGPVREVEHLAALPDECLALIPFRQIRERAFDVRDDGTPLAVLVPEERHELPLGQVLEQLPAHDVRVEGGGFDVGDEEYSRIVGRVLREEIGSGEGANFVIRRTYEGRIPGFGRADALALFRRLLEGERGAYWTFVVHTGERTLVGASPEVHVRMSGGTVVMNPISGTYRYPAGGPTPEDLLAFLSDGKEIEELSMVVDEELKMMCTVGDMGGVVVGPRLKEMAHLAHTEYELRGRSSLDVREVLRETLFAATVTGSPVQNACRVIERHEVGGRGYYAGALALLGRDRGDGPDGAGGAQTLDSPILIRTADIGADGRLRVPVGATLVRGSDPAGEVAETHAKAAGVLAALGVLPGRPRPDGARPRLGDDPRVRASLDGRRASLAPFWLRMQERSPELSGHALVVDAEDTFTAMLAHVLRSSGLDVTVRRYDEPGLREAVRTHRGPVVLGPGPGDPRDLADPKMRLLRALTAEVIREHRDGVLGVCLGHELIAAELGLDIVRKDVPYQGAQTVIDLFGRQETVGFYNSFTARCDEEALVELSAHGVEVSRAANGEVHALRGPGFAGVQFHPESVLSLNGAAVVRELVGQLRGTSTFSERRPSA comes from the coding sequence ATGAACCTGCACGAGCTGCTGGACGATCCCCGCCCGTTCGCCCTCCTGCGCCGTCGCACCCCGGGCCACGACCACGACGTCGTGGAGCTGCTGCTGGGGCCGGTGCGCGAGGTGGAGCACCTCGCCGCCCTCCCCGACGAGTGCCTCGCGCTGATCCCGTTCCGGCAGATCCGGGAGCGCGCATTCGACGTCCGCGACGACGGCACCCCGCTCGCCGTGCTGGTCCCCGAGGAGCGCCACGAACTGCCGCTCGGGCAGGTGCTGGAGCAGTTGCCCGCGCACGACGTGCGGGTCGAGGGCGGCGGCTTCGACGTCGGCGACGAGGAGTACTCCCGGATCGTCGGGCGGGTGCTGCGCGAGGAGATCGGCAGCGGCGAGGGCGCGAACTTCGTGATCCGGCGGACGTACGAGGGGCGGATCCCGGGGTTCGGGCGGGCGGACGCGCTGGCCCTGTTCCGCAGGCTGCTGGAGGGCGAGCGCGGCGCGTACTGGACGTTCGTCGTGCACACCGGGGAGCGGACGCTGGTCGGGGCGAGCCCGGAGGTGCACGTGCGGATGTCCGGCGGGACCGTGGTGATGAACCCGATCAGCGGGACGTACCGCTACCCGGCCGGCGGCCCGACGCCCGAGGACCTGCTCGCCTTCCTCTCCGACGGCAAGGAGATCGAGGAGCTCTCGATGGTCGTCGACGAGGAACTGAAGATGATGTGCACCGTCGGCGACATGGGCGGCGTGGTGGTCGGGCCGCGGCTCAAGGAGATGGCCCATCTCGCACACACCGAGTACGAGTTGCGCGGCCGGTCCTCGCTGGACGTGCGGGAGGTGCTGCGGGAGACCCTGTTCGCGGCGACGGTCACCGGCTCGCCCGTGCAGAACGCGTGCCGGGTCATCGAGCGGCACGAGGTCGGAGGGCGCGGCTACTACGCGGGCGCGCTGGCCCTGCTCGGACGGGACCGGGGAGACGGGCCGGACGGCGCCGGCGGCGCGCAGACGCTCGACTCCCCGATCCTCATCCGGACCGCCGACATCGGCGCGGACGGCCGGCTGCGGGTGCCGGTCGGCGCCACGCTCGTCCGCGGATCGGACCCGGCGGGCGAGGTGGCCGAGACGCACGCGAAAGCGGCCGGGGTGCTGGCGGCCCTCGGGGTGCTGCCCGGCCGCCCGCGCCCGGACGGCGCTCGGCCCCGGCTGGGCGACGATCCGCGGGTCCGGGCGTCGCTGGACGGCCGGCGGGCCTCGCTCGCGCCGTTCTGGCTGCGGATGCAGGAGCGGTCCCCGGAACTGTCCGGGCACGCCCTGGTCGTGGACGCCGAGGACACCTTCACGGCGATGCTCGCGCACGTGCTGCGGTCGTCGGGGCTCGACGTGACGGTGCGCCGCTACGACGAGCCGGGGCTGCGGGAGGCCGTCCGCACGCACCGGGGACCGGTCGTCCTCGGCCCGGGCCCCGGTGACCCCCGCGACCTCGCGGACCCGAAGATGCGCCTCCTGCGGGCGCTCACCGCCGAGGTGATCCGGGAGCACCGGGACGGCGTCCTCGGTGTCTGCCTCGGGCACGAGCTGATCGCGGCCGAGCTGGGCCTCGACATCGTCCGCAAGGACGTGCCGTACCAGGGCGCGCAGACCGTGATCGACCTGTTCGGGCGGCAGGAGACCGTCGGTTTCTACAACAGCTTCACGGCCCGGTGCGACGAGGAGGCGCTGGTGGAGCTGTCGGCGCACGGCGTCGAGGTCAGCCGCGCGGCGAACGGCGAGGTGCACGCGCTGCGCGGACCGGGGTTCGCCGGCGTGCAGTTCCACCCGGAGTCGGTGCTGAGCCTGAACGGCGCGGCGGTCGTCCGGGAGCTGGTCGGTCAGCTGCGCGGCACCAGCACGTTCTCCGAGCGGCGGCCCTCCGCGTAG
- a CDS encoding class II 3-deoxy-7-phosphoheptulonate synthase yields MTVNAKSSASAGNTWRDLPAAQQPEYPDAEALRDVIADLESYPPLVFAGECDQLRARLASVAKGEAFLLQGGDCAEAFDGVSADQIRNKLKTLLQMGAVLTYAASVPVVKVGRIAGQYSKPRSKGTETRDGVTLPTYRGDSVNGFDFNEKARIPDPERLKRMYNASASTLNLVRAFATGGYADLRQVHAWNQDFVKSSPSGQRYEQLAREIDNAMNFMRACGTDPEEFKTVEFYASHEALLLDYESALTRVDSRTGRLYDVSGHMVWIGERTRQLDGAHIEFASKIRNPIGIKLGPTTTAEEALQYIERLDPDREPGRLTFIVRMGADKVRDKLPELVEKVTASGATVAWVTDPMHGNTFEAASGHKTRRFDDVLDEVKGFFEVHKGLGTHPGGIHVELTGDDVTECVGGGDEIFVDDLHQRYETACDPRLNRSQSLDLAFLVAEMYRDQ; encoded by the coding sequence GTGACCGTGAACGCTAAGTCCAGCGCGAGCGCTGGCAACACCTGGCGAGACCTTCCCGCGGCGCAGCAGCCCGAGTACCCCGATGCCGAGGCTCTGCGCGATGTGATCGCGGACCTCGAGTCGTATCCGCCGCTCGTCTTCGCGGGCGAGTGCGACCAGCTGCGCGCCCGGTTGGCGTCCGTCGCCAAGGGAGAGGCGTTCCTTCTCCAGGGCGGCGACTGCGCCGAGGCCTTCGACGGCGTGTCGGCCGACCAGATCCGCAACAAGCTCAAGACGCTGCTCCAGATGGGCGCCGTCCTCACGTACGCCGCCTCCGTGCCGGTCGTGAAGGTCGGCCGGATCGCCGGCCAGTACTCGAAGCCGCGCTCCAAGGGCACCGAGACCCGTGACGGAGTGACCCTGCCGACCTACCGGGGCGACTCGGTCAACGGCTTCGATTTCAACGAGAAGGCCCGCATCCCGGACCCCGAGCGCCTGAAGCGGATGTACAACGCGTCCGCCTCCACGCTCAACCTCGTGCGCGCCTTCGCCACCGGTGGCTACGCGGACCTGCGCCAGGTGCACGCCTGGAACCAGGACTTCGTGAAATCGTCCCCCTCGGGCCAGCGCTACGAGCAGCTGGCGCGCGAGATCGACAACGCGATGAACTTCATGCGGGCCTGCGGCACCGACCCGGAAGAGTTCAAGACCGTCGAGTTCTACGCCTCCCACGAGGCGCTGCTCCTCGACTACGAGTCGGCGCTGACCCGCGTCGACTCGCGTACGGGCCGCCTGTACGACGTGTCGGGCCACATGGTCTGGATCGGCGAGCGCACCCGTCAGCTGGACGGCGCGCACATCGAGTTCGCCTCGAAGATCCGCAACCCCATCGGCATCAAGCTGGGCCCGACGACGACGGCCGAGGAGGCGCTCCAGTACATCGAGCGTCTCGACCCCGACCGTGAGCCGGGCCGGCTGACCTTCATCGTCCGCATGGGCGCCGACAAGGTCCGGGACAAGCTGCCGGAGCTGGTCGAGAAGGTCACCGCCTCCGGCGCGACCGTGGCCTGGGTGACCGACCCGATGCACGGCAACACCTTCGAGGCGGCCTCGGGCCACAAGACCCGCCGCTTCGACGACGTGCTCGACGAGGTCAAGGGCTTCTTCGAGGTCCACAAGGGTCTCGGCACGCACCCGGGCGGCATCCACGTCGAGCTCACCGGTGACGACGTCACCGAGTGCGTGGGCGGCGGCGACGAGATCTTCGTCGACGACCTGCACCAGCGCTACGAGACGGCCTGCGACCCCCGCCTGAACCGCAGCCAGTCCCTGGACCTGGCCTTCCTCGTCGCCGAGATGTACCGCGACCAGTAA
- a CDS encoding trp operon leader peptide encodes MAGAPRSVLLSGHPWPVTAFSERRAEAVHAVARSGASGKVRRMYAPTNQNWWWTAHPAAH; translated from the coding sequence ATGGCGGGCGCTCCTCGGTCGGTTCTTCTGTCTGGCCATCCATGGCCGGTGACCGCCTTCTCGGAACGCCGCGCGGAAGCGGTTCACGCTGTTGCCCGTTCCGGGGCGTCGGGTAAAGTGCGGCGCATGTACGCGCCGACGAACCAGAACTGGTGGTGGACCGCTCATCCGGCGGCCCACTGA
- the bfr gene encoding bacterioferritin — MQGDPEVIEFLNEQLTGELTAINQYFLHAKMQENFGWTKLAKYTRHESFDEMKHAEVLTDRILFLDGLPNYQRLFHVRVGQTVTEMFQADRQVEVEAIDRLRRGIEVMRAKGDITSANIFESILEDEEHHIDYLDTQLELVEKLGEALYIAQLIEQPES, encoded by the coding sequence ATGCAGGGCGACCCCGAGGTCATCGAATTCCTCAATGAGCAGCTGACCGGCGAGCTGACAGCGATCAACCAGTACTTCCTGCACGCGAAGATGCAGGAGAACTTCGGCTGGACGAAGCTCGCCAAGTACACGCGGCACGAGTCGTTCGACGAGATGAAGCACGCGGAGGTCCTCACCGACCGCATCCTCTTCCTGGACGGCCTGCCGAACTACCAGCGGCTCTTCCACGTGCGGGTGGGGCAGACGGTCACGGAGATGTTCCAGGCCGACCGTCAGGTGGAGGTCGAGGCGATCGACCGGCTGCGGCGCGGCATCGAGGTGATGCGGGCCAAGGGCGACATCACGTCCGCGAACATCTTCGAGTCGATCCTGGAGGACGAGGAGCACCACATCGACTATCTCGACACCCAGCTGGAACTGGTCGAGAAGCTCGGCGAGGCGCTCTACATCGCGCAGCTCATCGAGCAGCCGGAGAGCTAG
- a CDS encoding DUF4396 domain-containing protein has product MDHGSHTHTGASWQTAAQATLHCLTGCAIGEVLGMVIGTAFGWGNVPTTVLAIVLAFFFGYALTLRGILKAGVAFRTAFRVALAADTLSIAVMELIDNGVIALWPAAMDAELADALFWVSLAVSLAIAFVVTTPVNKWMIGRGKGHAVVHAYH; this is encoded by the coding sequence ATGGATCACGGATCGCACACGCACACAGGGGCGAGCTGGCAGACGGCCGCCCAGGCCACGCTGCACTGCCTCACGGGCTGCGCCATCGGCGAGGTGCTCGGCATGGTGATCGGTACCGCGTTCGGCTGGGGCAATGTGCCGACCACGGTCCTCGCGATCGTGCTGGCCTTCTTCTTCGGCTACGCGCTCACACTGCGCGGCATCCTGAAGGCGGGCGTCGCCTTTCGGACGGCGTTCCGGGTGGCGCTGGCCGCGGACACCCTGTCGATCGCGGTGATGGAGCTGATCGACAACGGGGTGATCGCGCTGTGGCCGGCCGCGATGGACGCGGAGCTGGCCGACGCCCTGTTCTGGGTGTCGCTGGCGGTCTCGCTGGCGATCGCCTTCGTGGTCACCACGCCCGTGAACAAGTGGATGATCGGCCGCGGCAAGGGCCACGCCGTGGTGCACGCCTACCACTGA
- the pknB gene encoding Stk1 family PASTA domain-containing Ser/Thr kinase, with amino-acid sequence MDTTLQDPLVGHVLDGRYRVDARIAVGGMATVYRALDIRLDRVVALKVMHPALAMDGSFVDRFIREAKSVARLAHPNVVQVFDQGTDGSYVYLAMEYIAGCTLRDVLRDRGALQPRAALDILEPVLAALGAAHRAGFVHRDMKPENVLIGDDGRVKVADFGLVRGIDTVTSTTGAVLGTVSYLAPEQIEHGTADPRVDVYACGIVLHEMLTGAKPHTGDSPAQVFYQHLNADVPPPSARVPGMAYELDELVTTSTARNPEVRPADAVALLGRVLEARAALTADQLDAVPPGALAVGHDNAHDRTSVIPRSLSMQRPLPVNEDEGHGVNRTSRFESTGYLQAPPEAPSRPARTRPRRGMLFVVAALVLVLGLGAGVWYINSGQFTKVPPVLTQTEGQARDHLKDAGLDVKRVEHAYSDTVKRGSVISTDPGVGERIRDNDAVTLTVSDGPKTVKVPDLSGVALAKARAQLKDAGLAAGMVTRDFSEDVPRGSVISTDPDTGTSRHAGSAIALVVSKGSPVEVPDVTGSSVEDARAELEDAGLKVKIATQQVNSEFDKGQVAQQSPNPEHEAATGDTVTLTVSKGPEMIEVPDVVGDSVNDATQKLKDAGFEVDEDRGLLGLFGDTVKKQSVDGGDTAPKGSTVTIQIR; translated from the coding sequence GTGGATACGACCCTTCAGGACCCCCTTGTCGGACACGTGCTCGACGGCCGCTACCGCGTCGACGCGCGCATCGCGGTCGGCGGGATGGCCACGGTCTACCGGGCCCTGGACATCCGCCTCGACCGCGTGGTCGCGCTCAAGGTGATGCACCCGGCGCTGGCCATGGACGGTTCGTTCGTCGACCGGTTCATCCGCGAGGCCAAGTCGGTGGCCCGGCTGGCGCACCCCAACGTGGTGCAGGTCTTCGACCAGGGGACCGACGGGTCGTACGTCTACCTGGCGATGGAGTACATCGCCGGCTGCACCCTGCGGGACGTGCTGCGCGACCGCGGCGCGCTCCAGCCGAGGGCCGCGCTCGACATCCTGGAACCGGTACTCGCCGCGCTCGGCGCCGCGCACCGCGCCGGGTTCGTGCACCGCGACATGAAGCCGGAGAACGTCCTGATAGGGGACGACGGCCGGGTCAAGGTCGCGGACTTCGGTCTGGTGCGCGGGATCGACACGGTGACGAGCACGACGGGCGCCGTCCTCGGCACCGTCTCGTACCTGGCACCGGAGCAGATCGAGCACGGCACCGCCGACCCCCGCGTCGACGTCTACGCCTGCGGGATCGTCCTCCACGAGATGCTCACCGGCGCCAAGCCGCACACCGGGGACTCCCCCGCCCAGGTCTTCTACCAGCACCTCAACGCGGACGTGCCGCCGCCGTCGGCCCGGGTACCGGGGATGGCGTACGAGCTGGACGAGCTGGTCACCACCTCCACCGCCCGCAATCCGGAGGTGCGCCCGGCCGACGCCGTGGCGCTGCTGGGGCGGGTCCTCGAAGCGCGCGCCGCCCTCACCGCCGACCAGCTCGACGCCGTACCGCCGGGCGCGCTCGCCGTGGGCCACGACAACGCCCACGACCGTACGAGCGTGATCCCGCGCTCGCTGTCCATGCAGCGCCCGCTGCCGGTGAACGAGGACGAGGGCCACGGCGTCAACCGGACCAGCCGGTTCGAGAGCACCGGCTACCTCCAGGCCCCGCCCGAGGCACCCTCGCGGCCTGCACGCACGCGTCCGCGGCGGGGCATGCTGTTCGTCGTCGCCGCCCTCGTGCTGGTGCTCGGCCTGGGCGCCGGTGTCTGGTACATCAACTCCGGCCAGTTCACGAAGGTCCCGCCCGTCCTGACGCAGACCGAGGGGCAGGCCAGGGACCATCTCAAGGACGCCGGGCTGGACGTCAAGCGGGTCGAGCACGCCTACAGCGACACCGTGAAGCGGGGCAGCGTCATCAGCACCGACCCCGGGGTCGGTGAGCGGATCCGTGACAACGACGCGGTGACGCTGACCGTGTCGGACGGGCCGAAGACGGTGAAGGTGCCCGATCTGTCGGGCGTCGCGCTGGCCAAGGCGCGGGCTCAGCTCAAGGACGCCGGGCTCGCCGCGGGCATGGTCACCCGGGATTTCAGTGAGGACGTCCCCCGGGGTTCCGTGATCAGCACGGACCCGGACACGGGCACCTCGCGGCACGCCGGTTCGGCGATCGCGCTCGTGGTCAGCAAGGGCAGCCCGGTGGAGGTGCCCGACGTCACCGGCTCGTCCGTCGAGGACGCCAGGGCGGAGCTGGAGGACGCCGGCCTGAAGGTGAAGATCGCCACGCAGCAGGTCAACTCCGAGTTCGACAAGGGCCAGGTCGCCCAGCAGTCGCCGAACCCGGAGCACGAGGCCGCCACCGGCGACACGGTGACGCTGACGGTCTCCAAGGGGCCCGAGATGATCGAGGTCCCCGACGTCGTGGGCGACAGCGTGAACGACGCGACGCAGAAGCTGAAGGACGCCGGATTCGAGGTCGACGAGGACCGCGGCCTCCTGGGACTCTTCGGCGACACGGTCAAGAAACAGTCCGTGGACGGCGGCGACACCGCGCCCAAGGGCTCGACCGTCACGATCCAGATCCGCTGA
- a CDS encoding glycoside hydrolase domain-containing protein — protein sequence MPPARSPQSRRTGARTLTVLLAAAALAAGPLGAARSAPRPTDSEDVTQVSYRGHAFTVPASWQIVDLEKHPDACVRFDRHAVYLGTPGGNQKCPARASGRTEALLVQPARAAASAVSENPTARTYRATADRITVTAAYGYDRTRIQDILRSAGLPVTATPGAPAALPAVAALPADATSFRGEGFDACTAPSQSAMDAWRDNSGYGAIGVYIGGLNRACAQQHLTADWVRTQYTRGWRFFPLYVGRQPSSDGGSCGGGCAAITSPVAQGTAAADDAAAQAAALGFGKGTVLYNDLEHYEPGKTVTAQVLGYIDAYTERLHALGYRSGAYGNTSSLVADLIANRADVTLPDVIHFARWNGTSTTSDASISSTLWAKHQRIHQYVGDTTETHGGVTISIDRDRLDVD from the coding sequence ATGCCCCCTGCCCGCTCGCCACAGTCCCGCCGGACCGGAGCCCGCACGCTGACCGTGCTGCTCGCGGCCGCCGCCCTCGCCGCCGGGCCGCTCGGCGCCGCGCGGTCGGCCCCGCGCCCGACCGACTCCGAGGACGTCACCCAGGTCTCCTACCGCGGTCACGCCTTCACCGTCCCCGCCTCCTGGCAGATCGTGGACCTGGAGAAACATCCCGACGCCTGCGTCCGCTTCGACCGCCACGCCGTCTACCTCGGCACCCCGGGCGGCAACCAGAAGTGTCCGGCCCGGGCCAGCGGCCGGACCGAGGCCCTGCTCGTCCAGCCCGCCCGGGCCGCGGCGAGCGCCGTCAGCGAGAACCCCACCGCCCGCACCTACCGGGCCACCGCCGACCGCATCACCGTGACCGCCGCCTACGGCTACGACCGCACCCGCATCCAGGACATCCTGCGCAGCGCCGGGCTGCCCGTCACCGCGACCCCCGGCGCCCCCGCCGCGCTGCCCGCCGTCGCCGCGCTGCCCGCCGACGCGACCTCCTTCCGCGGCGAGGGCTTCGACGCCTGCACCGCCCCGAGCCAGTCCGCGATGGACGCCTGGCGCGACAACTCCGGCTACGGCGCCATCGGCGTCTACATCGGCGGCCTCAACCGCGCCTGCGCCCAGCAGCACCTCACGGCCGACTGGGTGCGCACCCAGTACACGCGCGGCTGGCGGTTCTTCCCGCTCTACGTCGGCCGCCAGCCCTCCTCGGACGGCGGCAGCTGCGGGGGCGGCTGCGCGGCCATCACCAGCCCGGTCGCGCAGGGCACCGCCGCCGCCGACGACGCCGCGGCACAGGCGGCGGCGCTCGGCTTCGGCAAGGGCACGGTGCTCTACAACGACCTGGAGCACTACGAGCCCGGCAAGACGGTCACCGCCCAGGTGCTCGGCTACATCGACGCCTACACCGAGCGCCTGCACGCGCTGGGCTACCGCTCGGGCGCGTACGGCAACACCTCGTCCCTCGTCGCCGACCTGATCGCCAACCGGGCCGACGTCACCCTGCCCGACGTGATCCACTTCGCCCGCTGGAACGGCACGTCGACCACCTCCGACGCGTCGATCTCCTCGACCCTGTGGGCCAAGCACCAGCGCATCCACCAGTACGTCGGCGACACCACCGAGACCCACGGCGGCGTGACCATCTCCATCGACCGCGACCGCCTCGACGTCGACTAG
- a CDS encoding 2-hydroxyacid dehydrogenase: protein MEILAFGVQSDEKPLIEKAFAGRHEVRCLDVFLTEDTAPIAAGHEAISTSVNCGLGNRVLQTLAAGGTQLVAQRSTGFNNIDLDVAERLGMTVARVSYYSPYSVAEFAWTLGMAVNRRVVRAANRTRDFDFRLDGLMGRDMHGRTAGVLGTGKIGEAFTRIAHGFGMKLLGWDIAENPACVELGMEYVPKERLLAESDLISLHVPLMPQTQHLIDADALRTMKDDAVLVNSSRGGLIDSRALVAQLREGRFTGVGLDVYEAEAGLFFLDKSLEAVEDDTLARLVTFPNVLVTSHQAYYTADAVGQIVDATVRNVVDYAEGRRSENVLVPRS, encoded by the coding sequence GTGGAGATCCTGGCGTTCGGCGTCCAGTCCGACGAGAAGCCCCTGATCGAGAAGGCCTTCGCCGGACGCCACGAGGTCCGCTGTCTCGACGTCTTCCTCACCGAGGACACCGCGCCCATCGCGGCGGGCCACGAGGCGATCTCCACCAGCGTCAACTGCGGCCTGGGAAACCGGGTCCTGCAGACCCTCGCCGCCGGCGGCACCCAGCTCGTCGCCCAGCGCTCCACCGGCTTCAACAACATCGACCTGGACGTCGCCGAGCGCCTCGGCATGACCGTCGCCCGGGTCTCGTACTACTCGCCCTACTCGGTGGCCGAGTTCGCCTGGACTCTCGGGATGGCCGTCAACCGCCGGGTCGTGCGCGCCGCCAACCGCACCCGCGACTTCGACTTCCGGCTCGACGGGCTGATGGGCCGCGACATGCACGGACGCACGGCGGGCGTCCTCGGCACCGGGAAGATCGGCGAGGCGTTCACCCGGATCGCCCACGGCTTCGGCATGAAGCTGCTCGGCTGGGACATCGCCGAGAACCCCGCCTGCGTCGAACTCGGCATGGAGTACGTCCCCAAGGAGCGTCTCCTCGCCGAGTCCGACCTCATCTCCCTGCACGTGCCGTTGATGCCGCAGACCCAGCACCTGATCGACGCCGACGCCCTGCGCACGATGAAGGACGACGCCGTCCTGGTGAACTCCAGCCGCGGCGGCCTCATCGACAGCCGGGCCCTCGTCGCCCAGTTGCGCGAGGGCCGCTTCACGGGTGTCGGCCTCGACGTGTACGAGGCGGAGGCCGGGCTGTTCTTCCTCGACAAGTCCCTCGAAGCCGTCGAGGACGACACCCTGGCCCGCCTCGTCACCTTCCCGAACGTCCTGGTCACCTCGCACCAGGCGTACTACACCGCCGACGCCGTCGGCCAGATCGTCGACGCCACCGTCCGCAACGTCGTCGACTACGCGGAGGGCCGCCGCTCGGAGAACGTGCTGGTGCCGCGCAGCTGA